A single Kribbella aluminosa DNA region contains:
- a CDS encoding glycoside hydrolase family 3 N-terminal domain-containing protein has protein sequence MELTRRQTLGLAAAAVAGTTVAGTSAATAAAAHPDRWVRDTLRRMTLEQKIGQLFVCYAYGPTAATADARNTSLYGVATPAEVVAKYHLGGVIYFTWTDSVRDPAQIAGLSNGLQAAALASTGVPLQIGTDQEYGSVVRVGPPATQFPGGMALGATRSPAFARSAGAIAGRELKALGITTDFAPDADVNVNPLNPVIGVRSVSSDPALVAQLVSAQVKGYQRDGGMVSTAKHFPGHGDTATDSHTGIPVIDHTREEWTRIDLPPFQAAIRAGIRSIMTAHIVVPALDPSGDPATLSRPILTGVLRRQLRFDGVVITDSLGMQGVRDKYGDAEIPLRAIEAGVDQLLMPVDPGLAYNSVLNAVRGGRISEARIDESVTRVLKLKYDTGLVGRPYVDVSRIGKIVGTPANYAEAQRIADRSTTLLRNDAELLPLSPAPRKVLVTGYSPAALATALQSRGATTVVKDTGTTPTDAKITDALVAAGTVDLTVVLTNKAWDTAVTDKLAKQQKLVNGLLATGRPVIVVPVRDPYDVAYFDAPPTALVTYGSTVVSMEALAKVLYGEIAPAGKLPVAIPAHSETGETLFPFGHGLTFDPRDTRLTVASYNIHAGAGEDNVFDLDRTAQALKALDADIIGLQEVDVHWDKRSDWLDTIAELAAKLGMYPAFAPIYDFDPPAAGQPRRQYGVGVLSRFPLVSVENHAITRLSTQDPNPVPAPAPGFLEVQVEVRGRRLHVYCTHLDYRGDPTVRRMQVADTLGILAQDRSSDLQILVGDFNAEAGAPELAGLWTRLTDSWTAAAKTTGGPFTYPAVAANKRIDFVTVGAGLSVRSAAVPAEVPLAEAASDHRALIAQLSFRR, from the coding sequence ATGGAACTGACCCGACGCCAGACTCTCGGACTCGCGGCGGCCGCCGTCGCCGGAACGACGGTCGCCGGAACCTCCGCCGCCACGGCCGCAGCCGCGCACCCCGATCGCTGGGTCCGCGACACGCTGCGCCGGATGACCCTCGAGCAGAAGATCGGCCAGCTGTTCGTGTGCTACGCCTACGGGCCGACGGCCGCCACCGCCGACGCCCGCAACACCAGCCTGTACGGCGTCGCCACGCCGGCCGAGGTGGTGGCGAAGTACCACCTCGGCGGCGTCATCTACTTCACCTGGACCGACTCGGTCCGCGACCCGGCGCAGATCGCCGGGCTGTCCAACGGCCTGCAGGCAGCCGCGCTGGCGAGCACCGGCGTACCGCTGCAGATCGGCACCGACCAGGAGTACGGCTCGGTGGTCCGGGTCGGGCCGCCGGCCACGCAGTTCCCCGGCGGGATGGCGCTCGGCGCGACCCGCTCCCCCGCGTTCGCGCGGTCCGCGGGTGCGATCGCCGGCCGCGAGCTGAAGGCGCTCGGCATCACCACCGACTTCGCGCCGGACGCGGACGTCAACGTGAACCCGCTGAACCCGGTGATCGGCGTCCGGTCGGTCTCCTCCGACCCGGCGCTGGTCGCGCAACTGGTCAGCGCCCAGGTCAAGGGGTACCAGCGCGACGGCGGGATGGTCTCGACCGCGAAGCACTTCCCCGGTCACGGCGACACCGCGACCGACAGCCACACCGGTATCCCGGTCATCGACCACACGCGCGAGGAGTGGACCCGGATCGACCTGCCGCCGTTCCAGGCCGCGATCCGGGCCGGGATCCGGTCGATCATGACCGCGCACATCGTGGTCCCGGCGCTGGATCCGTCCGGCGACCCGGCGACGCTGAGCCGGCCGATCCTGACCGGGGTGCTCCGCCGGCAGCTCCGGTTCGACGGTGTGGTGATCACCGACTCGCTCGGCATGCAGGGCGTCCGGGACAAGTACGGCGACGCGGAGATCCCGTTGCGCGCGATCGAGGCGGGCGTCGACCAGCTGCTGATGCCGGTCGATCCCGGTCTGGCGTACAACTCGGTGCTGAACGCCGTCCGCGGCGGCCGGATCAGCGAGGCGCGGATCGACGAAAGCGTCACACGTGTTCTGAAACTGAAGTACGACACCGGGCTGGTCGGGCGCCCGTACGTCGACGTGTCCCGGATCGGGAAGATCGTCGGTACGCCGGCCAACTACGCGGAGGCCCAGCGGATCGCGGACCGCAGTACGACGCTCCTCCGCAACGACGCCGAGCTGCTGCCGCTGTCCCCCGCACCGCGCAAGGTCCTCGTCACCGGGTACAGCCCGGCCGCGCTCGCGACCGCGCTGCAGAGCCGTGGCGCGACGACGGTCGTGAAGGACACCGGCACCACACCGACCGACGCCAAGATCACCGACGCGCTGGTCGCCGCCGGGACCGTCGACCTGACCGTTGTGCTGACCAACAAAGCGTGGGACACCGCGGTCACCGACAAGCTGGCCAAGCAGCAGAAGCTCGTCAACGGCCTGCTCGCGACCGGACGCCCGGTGATCGTCGTTCCGGTCCGGGATCCGTACGACGTCGCGTACTTCGACGCGCCGCCGACCGCGCTCGTCACCTACGGCAGCACCGTGGTGTCGATGGAGGCGCTTGCGAAGGTGCTGTACGGCGAGATCGCGCCGGCCGGCAAGTTGCCGGTGGCGATTCCAGCGCATTCGGAAACCGGGGAAACGCTGTTTCCGTTCGGGCACGGGCTGACGTTCGATCCGCGGGACACCCGGCTGACCGTTGCCTCGTACAACATTCATGCGGGTGCCGGTGAGGACAACGTCTTCGACCTGGACCGGACCGCGCAGGCGCTGAAAGCGCTGGACGCGGACATCATCGGGTTGCAGGAGGTCGACGTCCACTGGGACAAGCGCAGTGACTGGCTGGACACGATCGCGGAGCTGGCGGCGAAGCTCGGGATGTACCCGGCGTTCGCGCCGATCTACGACTTCGATCCGCCGGCGGCCGGGCAGCCGCGGCGGCAGTACGGCGTCGGCGTACTCTCCCGCTTCCCGTTGGTGAGCGTCGAGAACCATGCGATCACCCGGCTTTCCACGCAGGATCCCAACCCGGTACCTGCGCCGGCGCCTGGCTTCCTCGAGGTGCAGGTCGAGGTGCGGGGGCGGCGGTTGCACGTCTACTGCACGCACCTTGACTATCGCGGCGACCCGACGGTGCGGCGGATGCAGGTCGCGGACACTCTCGGGATACTTGCGCAGGACCGATCAAGTGACCTGCAGATCCTGGTGGGAGATTTCAATGCCGAGGCAGGAGCGCCGGAACTGGCAGGGTTGTGGACGCGGCTGACCGATTCGTGGACTGCGGCTGCCAAGACCACCGGTGGGCCGTTCACCTATCCGGCGGTGGCGGCGAACAAGCGGATCGACTTCGTCACCGTCGGCGCCGGGCTGAGCGTGCGGAGCGCCGCCGTGCCGGCCGAGGTTCCACTGGCCGAGGCCGCCAGCGACCACCGGGCGTTGATCGCCCAGCTGTCCTTCCGCCGCTGA
- a CDS encoding ketol-acid reductoisomerase, protein MESSVFRVEAMDVPGGTEAIVRGGRDLFPLLPDALYGVERIGVLGWGPQGRAQALNLRDSLAGTGIGVAVGLRPGSRSAENARQNGFSEDDGTLGDWLEVAASADLVILLIADAALAAHHEEIFAVLKPGATIGLSHGFLLGHLRELGSAFPDGHPVIAVCPKGMGDSVRRLYQQGATVNGAGINASVAVHADPDGRAWDRALAWSIALGSPYTFATTLAAEYHSDIVGERAILLGAVHGLVEALYRYFRIDGADPVTAYERSTEAITGPIARTISNDGLVAVRAASGDEDLFDRAYCATYGPARDLVAEIYDEVADGTELRSVVLAEQRLVDRPMTVIGGSPMWSHSAEVHARRGTPDHTVRSARDGGVDAVTAGLFVATMMAQVDEFAARGHAWSEIVNESVIEAVDSLLPYMHARDVAYMVDNCSRTARLGTRRWGPRFQAAYEQIALPHLDQPADPSHIKGFLANPAHEALAAAAELRPSVDISV, encoded by the coding sequence ATGGAGAGTTCGGTGTTTCGGGTCGAGGCGATGGACGTGCCGGGTGGGACCGAGGCGATCGTGCGGGGTGGGCGGGATCTGTTTCCGCTGCTGCCGGATGCGTTGTACGGGGTGGAGCGCATCGGGGTGCTCGGCTGGGGACCGCAGGGCCGGGCACAGGCGCTGAACCTGCGGGACTCACTCGCCGGGACCGGGATCGGCGTCGCGGTGGGGCTCCGGCCGGGATCGCGGTCCGCGGAGAACGCGCGGCAGAACGGGTTCAGCGAGGACGACGGGACGCTGGGCGACTGGCTCGAGGTGGCGGCGAGTGCCGACCTGGTGATCCTGCTGATCGCGGACGCGGCGCTGGCGGCGCATCACGAGGAGATCTTCGCGGTCCTCAAGCCCGGCGCGACCATTGGCCTGTCCCACGGTTTCCTGCTCGGCCACCTGCGCGAACTCGGCAGCGCGTTCCCGGACGGCCACCCGGTGATCGCCGTCTGCCCGAAGGGGATGGGAGACTCGGTACGCCGCCTGTACCAGCAGGGCGCCACCGTCAACGGCGCCGGCATCAACGCGAGTGTCGCCGTCCACGCCGACCCGGACGGCCGCGCGTGGGACCGGGCGCTGGCGTGGTCGATCGCGCTCGGGTCGCCGTACACGTTCGCGACCACCCTCGCCGCCGAGTACCACTCGGACATCGTCGGCGAGCGGGCGATCCTGCTCGGCGCGGTGCACGGCCTGGTCGAGGCGCTGTACCGGTACTTCCGGATCGACGGCGCGGACCCGGTGACGGCGTACGAACGATCGACCGAGGCGATCACCGGCCCGATCGCGCGGACCATCTCGAACGACGGCCTCGTGGCGGTACGGGCGGCGTCCGGTGACGAGGACCTGTTCGACCGGGCGTACTGCGCGACGTACGGACCGGCGCGGGACCTGGTCGCGGAGATCTACGACGAGGTTGCCGACGGCACCGAACTGCGCAGCGTCGTCCTCGCCGAGCAGCGGCTCGTGGACCGCCCGATGACCGTGATCGGCGGCAGCCCGATGTGGTCGCACAGCGCCGAGGTGCACGCCCGCCGCGGGACACCGGACCATACCGTACGGTCTGCCCGGGACGGCGGCGTCGATGCGGTGACCGCGGGACTGTTCGTCGCGACGATGATGGCGCAGGTGGACGAGTTCGCCGCCCGCGGGCACGCCTGGTCGGAGATCGTCAACGAGTCGGTGATCGAGGCGGTCGACTCGCTGCTGCCGTACATGCACGCCCGCGATGTCGCGTACATGGTCGACAACTGCTCCCGGACGGCACGACTCGGCACCCGTCGGTGGGGCCCGCGCTTCCAGGCGGCGTACGAACAGATCGCCCTGCCCCACCTCGACCAGCCCGCGGATCCGTCCCACATCAAGGGCTTCCTCGCCAACCCGGCCCACGAAGCCCTCGCCGCGGCCGCCGAGCTCCGACCATCGGTGGACATCTCCGTTTAG
- a CDS encoding low temperature requirement protein A, producing the protein MTPETTTRSRLVPMRPRDPHETGRVASSLELFFDLVFVIAVSVAGAQLHHALSEQHIGGGVLSYAMVFFAIWWAWMNFTWFATSFATDDWLYRLLTIVQMSGVLVLAAGIEKIFSDHDFTVGVLGYVVMRVAMIAQWLRASRSAGSSRRATQFYAAGIAIVQVLWLTTLVLPQTVLLVVFPVFAAAELAVPVVAERRGITPWHPHHITERYSLFTLILLGESLLASANAIIEAVHVHESLGPLVALSVLTLVVTAALWWIYFWPPHHTAITTLWRSLRYGYVHYFVFAAAGAFSAGIEVEIDSITHHTELSEVAASYTVTIPIAIFVLGIWWIAIRENADRVVNLVVPLGAVLVLLDPLIPVPFALTAVFMAAIVATLVLRPPVERAPS; encoded by the coding sequence ATGACGCCCGAGACGACGACTCGCTCCCGGCTGGTTCCGATGCGGCCGCGGGATCCGCACGAGACCGGCCGGGTCGCGTCGTCGCTGGAGCTGTTCTTCGACCTGGTCTTCGTGATCGCGGTCAGTGTCGCGGGCGCGCAGTTGCACCATGCGCTCTCCGAGCAGCACATCGGCGGCGGCGTGCTGTCGTACGCGATGGTGTTCTTCGCGATCTGGTGGGCCTGGATGAACTTCACCTGGTTCGCCACCTCGTTCGCCACCGACGACTGGCTGTACCGGCTGCTCACGATCGTGCAGATGAGCGGCGTCCTGGTGCTCGCCGCGGGGATCGAGAAGATCTTCAGCGACCACGACTTCACCGTCGGGGTGCTGGGGTACGTCGTGATGCGCGTCGCGATGATCGCGCAGTGGTTGCGGGCCTCCCGGTCGGCCGGCTCGAGCCGCCGCGCCACGCAGTTCTATGCGGCTGGCATCGCGATCGTCCAGGTGCTCTGGCTGACCACGCTCGTGCTGCCGCAGACGGTGCTGCTGGTCGTGTTCCCGGTGTTCGCGGCCGCCGAGCTCGCGGTACCGGTGGTCGCCGAGCGGCGCGGGATCACGCCGTGGCACCCGCACCACATCACCGAGCGGTACAGCCTGTTCACGCTGATCCTGCTCGGCGAGAGCCTGCTCGCGTCCGCGAACGCGATCATCGAGGCGGTGCACGTCCACGAGTCGCTCGGCCCACTGGTCGCGCTGTCGGTGCTGACGCTGGTGGTCACCGCGGCGCTGTGGTGGATCTACTTCTGGCCGCCGCACCACACCGCGATCACGACGCTGTGGCGGTCGCTGCGGTACGGGTACGTGCACTACTTCGTGTTCGCCGCCGCCGGTGCGTTCTCGGCGGGTATCGAGGTGGAGATCGACAGCATCACCCACCACACCGAGCTGAGCGAGGTGGCCGCGTCCTACACGGTGACGATCCCGATCGCGATCTTCGTCCTCGGCATCTGGTGGATCGCGATCCGGGAGAACGCCGACCGGGTGGTCAACCTCGTCGTACCGCTGGGCGCGGTGCTGGTGCTCCTGGACCCGCTGATCCCGGTCCCGTTCGCGCTGACCGCGGTGTTCATGGCGGCGATCGTCGCGACACTCGTCCTCCGCCCGCCGGTGGAACGCGCGCCGAGCTGA
- a CDS encoding MurR/RpiR family transcriptional regulator, with protein MNSTTSPEPTGPLLVRVRAVMPALAPAEQRVANAVLADPGGVAAMTISELAEVASTSETTVIRFCKQIGVPGYPQLRLQLAAQSAQESMRPEVGGDIEPGDSLADVVSKVSFADERAVRETAQQIDVDALAKVVDAVAKAPRVDLYGFGASAFVAMDLQQKLHRIRRVAFAWNDVHVALPSAALLGDGDVAIGISHTGTTVEVVEALEEAAKHGATTVAVTNFPRSPLAKTADLVLTTAARETTYRSGAMSSRIAQLTVIDCLFIGVAQQVLPDARKALEETATSVRGHRLKGSE; from the coding sequence ATGAATTCAACAACCTCTCCAGAACCCACGGGGCCGCTGCTGGTCCGGGTCCGCGCGGTGATGCCCGCGCTGGCGCCGGCCGAGCAGCGGGTGGCGAACGCGGTCCTCGCGGACCCGGGCGGAGTGGCGGCGATGACGATCTCCGAACTGGCCGAGGTGGCATCCACGTCGGAGACCACGGTCATCCGGTTCTGCAAGCAGATCGGCGTCCCTGGCTATCCGCAGCTCCGCCTGCAGCTGGCGGCCCAGTCGGCGCAGGAGAGCATGCGACCGGAGGTCGGCGGGGACATCGAGCCCGGCGACTCGCTGGCGGACGTGGTCAGCAAGGTGTCGTTCGCGGACGAGCGCGCGGTCCGGGAGACCGCGCAGCAGATCGACGTGGACGCACTGGCGAAGGTCGTGGACGCGGTGGCGAAGGCGCCGCGGGTCGACCTGTACGGTTTCGGCGCGAGCGCGTTCGTGGCGATGGACCTGCAGCAGAAGCTGCACCGGATCCGCCGCGTCGCCTTCGCCTGGAACGACGTCCACGTGGCGCTGCCGAGCGCGGCCCTGCTCGGCGACGGTGACGTCGCGATCGGGATCTCGCACACCGGTACGACGGTCGAGGTCGTCGAGGCCCTCGAGGAGGCGGCCAAGCACGGCGCCACGACGGTCGCGGTGACCAACTTCCCGCGGTCCCCGCTGGCGAAGACGGCCGACCTGGTACTGACCACGGCCGCGCGCGAGACGACGTACCGCTCGGGCGCGATGTCGAGCCGGATCGCGCAACTGACGGTGATCGACTGCCTGTTCATCGGGGTCGCGCAGCAGGTGCTGCCGGACGCCCGGAAGGCGCTCGAGGAGACCGCCACGTCGGTCCGCGGGCACCGGCTCAAAGGTTCCGAGTGA
- a CDS encoding exo-beta-N-acetylmuramidase NamZ family protein: MKRRSLLAGAGALAAAPLIDVPAAQAVSNRKVLTGAEVLAIDGWRALSGQKVGVISNPTGILPDLQHIVDTMHASGAVDVVAVFGPEHGFRGTAQAGGSEGDHVDPRTGIMVYDAYGANADKLAALYTKSGVETVVFDIQDVGARFYTYIWTMFEAMLAAVRTGARFVVLDRPNPVGGYARGPMLKPGYTSGVGKKEIVQQHGMTVGELARMFDAEYLPLEPNGGRLRQLTVIEAKNWKRDQLYSGTDLTWVMPSPNMPTPDTALLYPGLCLFEATNMSEGRGTTRPFELIGAPYVDYRWAQALQTKDIPGVAFREAYFTPSISKNGGVLCGGVQVQITDPHRVEAITAATHMIVEARKLYPDFTWRAETPPGRWIDLLTGSDRFRTMLSADATAAEIVAAWRSETAAWTARRAKYLLYKGAHR; encoded by the coding sequence ATGAAGCGACGCAGTTTGCTGGCCGGCGCCGGGGCACTGGCCGCCGCCCCACTGATCGACGTACCGGCCGCGCAGGCCGTCTCGAACCGGAAGGTGCTGACCGGCGCCGAGGTACTGGCGATCGACGGCTGGCGGGCGCTGTCCGGGCAGAAGGTCGGCGTGATCAGCAACCCGACCGGGATCCTGCCCGACCTGCAGCACATCGTCGACACCATGCACGCGTCCGGCGCGGTCGACGTGGTCGCGGTGTTCGGTCCAGAACACGGTTTCCGCGGCACGGCACAGGCCGGCGGTTCGGAGGGCGACCACGTCGACCCGCGGACCGGGATCATGGTGTACGACGCGTACGGCGCGAACGCGGACAAGCTGGCCGCGCTCTACACGAAGTCCGGCGTGGAAACCGTGGTCTTCGACATCCAGGACGTCGGCGCCCGGTTCTACACCTACATCTGGACGATGTTCGAGGCGATGCTGGCCGCCGTCCGGACCGGTGCACGGTTCGTCGTCCTGGACCGCCCGAACCCGGTCGGCGGGTACGCCCGCGGCCCGATGCTGAAGCCCGGCTACACGTCCGGCGTCGGCAAGAAGGAGATCGTCCAGCAGCACGGCATGACGGTCGGCGAGCTGGCCCGGATGTTCGACGCCGAGTATCTCCCGCTGGAACCGAACGGTGGGCGTCTCCGGCAACTCACCGTCATCGAGGCGAAGAACTGGAAACGCGACCAGCTGTACTCCGGCACCGATCTCACCTGGGTGATGCCGAGCCCCAACATGCCGACCCCGGACACCGCCCTGCTCTATCCGGGCCTGTGCCTGTTCGAGGCCACCAACATGTCCGAGGGCCGCGGCACCACGCGCCCGTTCGAGCTGATCGGCGCGCCGTACGTCGACTACCGCTGGGCGCAGGCGCTGCAGACCAAGGACATCCCGGGCGTCGCGTTCCGCGAGGCGTACTTCACGCCGTCGATCAGCAAGAACGGAGGAGTCCTGTGCGGCGGCGTCCAGGTACAGATCACCGACCCGCACCGGGTCGAGGCGATCACCGCGGCGACGCACATGATCGTCGAGGCCCGTAAGCTCTACCCGGACTTCACCTGGCGGGCGGAGACCCCACCCGGCCGGTGGATCGACCTGCTGACCGGATCCGATCGGTTCCGGACCATGCTTTCGGCGGATGCGACCGCCGCGGAGATCGTGGCAGCCTGGAGGTCCGAAACCGCGGCCTGGACGGCCCGGCGGGCGAAGTACCTGCTGTACAAGGGAGCTCACCGATGA
- a CDS encoding serine hydrolase domain-containing protein, whose protein sequence is MKRWASLTICTVTTISAVILTMATPAVASGNDSGRFDHPYDGYAPKSTLLRDETPAKAGLDPAPIDAALAQVAGWTQPSATTKPLYAGAVTLLGHDGKIVTRTATGLALKYADGAGTELPPDQQIPMRTDTIFDMASVSKLFTSIVILQLVEKGKVDLDAPIATYIPEFAENGKENVTVRMALTHTSGFPSWLPLWSSQPDPASRLHMALTAKLQDPPGTKYLYSDLNLIALGELAHRVPGKTLDKLVADGITKPLRMRDTGYNPDPRKKPRIAATEYQSSPPRGMVWGEVHDENAWSLGGVAGHAGVFSTADDMAVLAQTFLNGGSYRGARILKESSVTAMITNFNQAFPGNDHGLGFELNQRWYMGGLSGPRTAGHTGYTGTSIVIDFDSRSFAILLTNRVHPSRDWGSNNPARRAVAQGLALALGVGPRHGKDAWFSGTTDNATSTLATKVDVPAGGAKLAFDLFVDTEDSDLLYLETSTDGTTWTKVPFAVRDRGSVTDTDGSISGSGDRHWHQVTAELAAGPQTIRWRYTSDPLYQGRGVYVDGVKITSKSGLLLDGERTPESFTATGWRLSRR, encoded by the coding sequence ATGAAGCGGTGGGCCTCCCTGACAATATGCACGGTCACGACGATCTCTGCGGTGATACTCACGATGGCCACCCCTGCAGTTGCTAGCGGCAACGACTCCGGCCGGTTCGACCACCCGTACGACGGGTACGCGCCGAAGAGCACGCTGCTCCGCGACGAGACCCCGGCAAAGGCCGGCCTGGACCCGGCGCCGATCGACGCCGCGCTGGCCCAGGTCGCCGGCTGGACACAGCCCAGCGCTACGACGAAACCGTTGTACGCCGGGGCGGTCACGCTGCTCGGCCACGACGGGAAGATCGTCACCAGGACCGCCACCGGTCTCGCGCTGAAGTACGCCGACGGCGCCGGCACCGAGCTGCCGCCGGACCAGCAGATCCCGATGCGCACCGACACGATCTTCGACATGGCGTCGGTGTCGAAGCTGTTCACGTCGATCGTGATCCTCCAGCTGGTCGAGAAGGGCAAGGTCGACCTCGACGCGCCGATCGCGACGTACATCCCGGAATTCGCGGAAAACGGCAAGGAAAACGTTACCGTCCGGATGGCACTCACGCACACGAGCGGCTTTCCGTCCTGGCTGCCGCTGTGGAGCTCGCAGCCGGATCCGGCGTCCCGCTTGCACATGGCGCTGACGGCGAAGCTGCAGGATCCGCCGGGCACGAAGTACCTCTACAGCGACCTGAACCTGATCGCGCTCGGCGAGCTCGCGCACCGGGTCCCCGGCAAGACGCTCGACAAGCTGGTGGCGGACGGGATCACCAAACCGCTGCGGATGCGCGACACCGGCTACAACCCGGACCCTCGCAAGAAGCCGAGGATCGCTGCGACGGAGTACCAGTCCTCCCCGCCGCGCGGGATGGTGTGGGGCGAGGTGCACGACGAGAACGCCTGGTCGCTCGGCGGTGTCGCCGGCCACGCGGGCGTTTTCAGTACTGCGGACGACATGGCAGTACTGGCCCAGACCTTCCTGAACGGCGGCAGCTACCGCGGTGCCCGGATCCTGAAGGAATCCTCGGTCACCGCGATGATCACGAACTTCAACCAGGCGTTCCCGGGCAACGACCACGGCCTCGGCTTCGAGCTCAACCAGCGGTGGTACATGGGCGGCCTGTCCGGCCCGCGCACGGCCGGCCACACCGGCTACACCGGTACGTCGATCGTGATCGACTTCGACTCCCGCTCGTTCGCGATCCTGCTCACGAACCGCGTGCACCCGAGCCGCGACTGGGGCAGCAACAACCCGGCCCGGCGCGCTGTCGCCCAGGGGCTCGCACTGGCGCTCGGCGTCGGCCCGCGGCACGGCAAGGACGCCTGGTTCTCCGGTACGACGGACAACGCGACGTCCACGCTCGCCACCAAGGTCGACGTACCGGCGGGCGGTGCGAAGCTCGCGTTCGACCTGTTCGTGGACACGGAGGACTCGGATCTGCTGTATCTGGAGACGTCCACGGACGGCACGACCTGGACCAAGGTGCCGTTCGCCGTACGGGATCGCGGTTCGGTGACCGATACCGACGGCTCGATCAGCGGTTCCGGCGATCGGCACTGGCATCAGGTCACCGCCGAGCTGGCGGCAGGACCGCAGACGATCCGCTGGCGCTACACGAGCGACCCGCTGTACCAGGGTCGCGGGGTGTACGTCGACGGTGTGAAGATCACGAGCAAGAGTGGTCTTCTTCTCGACGGTGAACGAACGCCTGAATCATTTACCGCAACAGGTTGGAGACTTTCGCGTCGGTGA
- the murQ gene encoding N-acetylmuramic acid 6-phosphate etherase, which yields MTSPTEQRNPRTLAIDAVGTSEILQLVNNEDALVARAVSAVIPELTKAVDAAVEAIRGGGRVHYFGAGTSGRLAVLDAAELLPTFHVPDGLVVAHHAGGMQALLRAVENVEDSEEGGASDATAVTGQDLVVGLAASGSTPYVAGALKAARAAGATTVLVTSNPDAPLAPLADIVVAADTGPEVIAGSTRLKAGTAQKMILNAFSTTLMIKLGRTWSNLMVDLVATNKKLRGRMLRILAEATGADEAACETALAGADGELKPALVHLLTGTPIPAARAALEAAHGRVATALAELGNPA from the coding sequence GTGACCTCACCGACCGAGCAGCGCAACCCCCGGACGCTCGCCATCGACGCGGTGGGCACGTCCGAGATCCTGCAACTGGTGAACAACGAGGACGCCCTGGTCGCCAGGGCCGTCAGCGCTGTGATCCCCGAGCTGACCAAGGCCGTGGACGCCGCGGTCGAAGCGATCCGCGGCGGCGGCCGGGTGCACTACTTCGGCGCCGGTACGTCGGGACGCCTCGCGGTCCTGGACGCGGCCGAACTGCTGCCCACGTTCCACGTCCCCGACGGGCTGGTGGTCGCCCACCACGCCGGCGGCATGCAGGCGCTGCTCCGCGCGGTCGAGAACGTCGAGGACTCCGAGGAGGGCGGCGCCTCCGACGCGACCGCCGTCACCGGCCAGGACCTCGTCGTCGGCCTCGCTGCTTCCGGGAGTACGCCGTACGTCGCCGGTGCACTGAAGGCGGCCCGTGCCGCCGGGGCGACCACCGTGCTGGTGACCTCGAACCCGGACGCCCCGCTGGCCCCGCTGGCCGACATCGTGGTCGCCGCGGACACCGGCCCCGAGGTGATCGCGGGCTCGACCCGGCTGAAGGCCGGAACCGCGCAGAAAATGATTCTGAACGCGTTTTCCACCACGCTGATGATCAAGCTCGGCCGCACCTGGTCGAACCTGATGGTCGACCTGGTCGCGACCAACAAGAAGCTCCGCGGACGGATGCTCCGGATCCTCGCCGAGGCGACCGGCGCCGACGAGGCCGCCTGCGAGACCGCCCTGGCCGGGGCCGACGGCGAGCTCAAGCCCGCCCTGGTCCACCTCCTGACCGGCACCCCGATCCCGGCTGCACGAGCCGCCCTCGAAGCAGCCCACGGCCGGGTAGCCACCGCCCTGGCCGAACTCGGCAACCCCGCCTGA
- a CDS encoding 4'-phosphopantetheinyl transferase family protein has protein sequence MAGQVHLRLAPGGTKPRPTAHALLLELASTLVDDPVLTHDDSGRPQIPGLAVSISYSHQLVAVAASHDGPLGIDLEEIRLREVDPLANRWFAPQELEWMERQPDRLLAFLQLWTAKEAVGKALGRGLANGGLRRRTPPGLTVVHLPTTEPAVLAVALATHDTGPRRVTDS, from the coding sequence GTGGCTGGCCAGGTACACCTCCGACTGGCACCGGGCGGCACCAAGCCCCGACCGACAGCCCACGCTCTGCTGCTCGAGCTCGCGAGCACCCTCGTGGACGACCCGGTACTGACCCACGACGACAGCGGCCGCCCGCAGATCCCCGGTCTCGCCGTGAGCATCAGCTACAGCCACCAACTCGTCGCCGTCGCCGCGTCGCACGACGGTCCGCTCGGCATCGACCTCGAGGAGATCCGCCTGCGCGAGGTGGACCCGCTCGCCAACCGTTGGTTCGCCCCACAAGAGCTGGAGTGGATGGAGCGCCAGCCGGACCGGCTACTGGCGTTCCTGCAGTTGTGGACAGCCAAGGAAGCAGTAGGAAAAGCCCTCGGCCGAGGCCTGGCGAACGGCGGCCTTCGTCGCCGGACACCGCCCGGACTCACCGTGGTCCACCTGCCGACAACCGAGCCCGCGGTGCTTGCGGTCGCGCTCGCCACTCACGACACCGGCCCGCGGCGCGTCACTGACTCTTGA